GAAAATGATTTATATCATGTTAGATTTATTGTTGACTTATAAAAAAAAATAGGTGAGAGATACTTATTTTGATGCAAGTTCTCCCTGTTCTTGCATTTGGGATAATTCATCATAGAATTCATTCATTACTCTCTGGAATTTTGATCCTTCTGATGCAGAAACCCAGTCATGTTTAAATCTTCTTTGATCTATACCCATTTCATCAAGGATAAATCTGACTAGATGTGCTCTTCTTCTCCATTTGTAGTTTCCTGCATCATAGTGACAATCTCCTAAGTGACATCCCCCTACAAATACTCCATCAGCTCCTTCGTGGAATGCTTTGAATATCATCTCAGGATTTATTCTACCAGAACACATTACTCTAATTATTCTAATACTTGGTGGATATGCCATCCTACTTGTTCCTGCATTATCTGCTCCACCATAACAACACCAATTACAACAAAAGCCTATAATTGTTAAATCTTCATCTGCCATTTTAATACACCCAGAATTTATTCTACTATTTCCTCTTTTTCTCCACTATACATCATAGGTTTATCTTCAGTTACACCTGAGATATATCCTGTTTCTTCTCTATATTTTAATTGTACTTTTTGGAAGATTTTTGATAATGGTATTTCCATTGGACATACATCTTCACATTGACCACAGTTTATACAGCTAAATGCCATGTGTCCCATTCTTATTGCATGTAGCATTAATGGGTCTGGTTCTGCAAATGGGTCTTCTTCATAGTATGGTTTTTCTAATGAACATACTTTACAATTACATACTGGGCATACATCTCTGCATCTGTAACATTTTAAGCATCTTGTGAATATTTCTGACATTTCATCAGGATATTCGTTTATTATAGTATTTTACCAAATGTTTATACCTAAATATTCATTAACCCAATTTGTGTAAAATGATGTTAAATCAACTATTTTATAGAATTCACGTTCAAATATTTCTATTAATTTGTTTAAATTTTCATACATTGATTTATATATTTTAGATTTAATTTTACGCCATACATCTTCAATTGGATTTAAATCAGGGCAATATGGTTTTAAAAAGATTAAATTTATGTTCAATATTTCACAGGCTTTTTCAACAATTTTAGCATGATGTATTCTTGCGTTATCTAAAATAATATTTATTCTTTTTTCTTTTGAGTTTATTTCCATTATTTTTGGATTTGATAGGTTATTCAGTAATCTTAATCTTTTTTCATACCCTATTTTTCTTGAATTGTTGTTGTCTTCTTTCCTGCAAATCTTTTGAATTTTTTCTATGGAAATTTGTTTGGAATTGTCATTATATAGTTCATCATTGATTTTATTTATCAAATCCATTTCATTTAGTGATTTAGAGGATAGATATTTTTTTATTTTTTCATCAGATAAGTTTTCATTGTTTATTGCATCTTTGATTAATTGTTTACCTAATCTATTAGTCATGTTTTCAATACGGTAATGGCATAAGGTAATTACAAAGTGAAATGCATTGTTTTTTGTATTTACCTCCATATATGAGTTGCAATTGATTCCTTGAAATCCAGTTACATTTATTCCAAATTTTACTGGATGTTTTGTTTGTATATTTTTTTCTCCAGGAGCATATAATATTCTTGTAACATTTGGAACATTTTGACAAGATGTTTCATCTAAAAAAGCAAAATATTCTGTTTGTATGTCTGTTGTCTTTAGTTTTTTTTAAGATCTTCTTCAGGATTCTTAGGACGTGTGTTGTATTTAATGAATGGTTTTCCATAGTTTAAATTTAATTTTTGTCTTGTAATAACCCATACTTGCTTCTCACTATATGTTATACCATATTTTTCTTTAATTAAGTTTCGTACATCTTTTAAATTATATTTCTCTTCATTTCCAGTTATGATTTCATTCAATTCTTTTAATTGTTGATCAGTTAAATATGATTTTCTTCCACAATTGGAATAATTTGAAAATAAACCATCAACGCCATTTTCATTATATTGTTTGACCCAACGTTCGCCTGTTTTTCTTGAAATATTAATGTTTTTTGAGGCTTTAGCAATACTTTCACCATTTGCAACCATGTTAATTAACAAAAGACGCCTATAAACAGTGTAATATTCCTTGTACTCTTTCAGCATGTCTGAAATTTCTGAAAGTTCTAAATGTTTTTCAATTTTATTATTAAATTTTTCCATGAATATACATTTATAATCCATTAGGTATAAACTTTTAGTAAAAAACTATAATTGTTTTTTCTGTGTTTTCTTAGCCATCTTTATCATGATGTTTTCTACTTTTTTCCTGATTTTTATTTGTTTTTCAGATGCTTCTTTGGCTTCTATGTATCCATTGTCTATTGCATTCTGTATTAGTTGTTCTCCTTTTGGAGTGTTGATTTCTACAAAGGTGTATCCTTTACTGGATCCCCAGTTTCCACATGCTACATCCGCTTTTCGTGGTATTTTTAATTCACATCTTTGACAGTTTTCTCTTCGACCATAACCTTCATCTTCTAGGTCATCTATTTTCACTGATTTTTCTGTTCCGTCTGCTAATTCTACAATAAATTTTCCTTTATTTATCTCCTCGGATACTACTTCTTCAGGATTAATATCATAGAATAATTTAATCATTTTTTCAGCTACTATAGGTTGTACTGTTCCCCCACAGTTTAGTCCTATCATATATACATTATCTCTATTTATTCCACATCTTTTGATGATTTCATCTATAGCCATTGCATCACAGGGTTTTGTTGTTACTGCTATTTTTTCATCTTTAAGATGTCTTGCAATTATATCTGAAATCATAGTTGGAGCACAGTGAAGTGAACCTGCTGTTTCTATTAATTCATCAGCATCAGTTGTGAATGTTGGTATACCATCATATACATCTTTTTCTTTTTTTATGTTTAATACGCCTTCAACAGTATTTGATTCTAATAAGAATTTTAGAAGAGATGTTACTGCTCCACCATTTTCTGCTTTTTCTAATATTTCAGGATTTGTTGCTTTAACCTGTAAGTATTTCTCCATTTTTACCACCCTTATTATAATGCATTTTCTAGTTCATCAAATACCATTCGTATTGTTTTTAATTCATTTGTATCATCTTGAATAGTATCTATGAATTCCTGAGTTTTTCCTTCATTATTAGTAAAGGAACCTTCTTGTTCATACCATGCACGTACTG
This genomic interval from Candidatus Methanosphaera massiliense contains the following:
- a CDS encoding hydrogenase iron-sulfur subunit, with amino-acid sequence MADEDLTIIGFCCNWCCYGGADNAGTSRMAYPPSIRIIRVMCSGRINPEMIFKAFHEGADGVFVGGCHLGDCHYDAGNYKWRRRAHLVRFILDEMGIDQRRFKHDWVSASEGSKFQRVMNEFYDELSQMQEQGELASK
- a CDS encoding 4Fe-4S dicluster domain-containing protein — encoded protein: MSEIFTRCLKCYRCRDVCPVCNCKVCSLEKPYYEEDPFAEPDPLMLHAIRMGHMAFSCINCGQCEDVCPMEIPLSKIFQKVQLKYREETGYISGVTEDKPMMYSGEKEEIVE
- a CDS encoding transposase produces the protein MEVNTKNNAFHFVITLCHYRIENMTNRLGKQLIKDAINNENLSDEKIKKYLSSKSLNEMDLINKINDELYNDNSKQISIEKIQKICRKEDNNNSRKIGYEKRLRLLNNLSNPKIMEINSKEKRINIILDNARIHHAKIVEKACEILNINLIFLKPYCPDLNPIEDVWRKIKSKIYKSMYENLNKLIEIFEREFYKIVDLTSFYTNWVNEYLGINIW
- a CDS encoding helix-turn-helix domain-containing protein, producing MEKFNNKIEKHLELSEISDMLKEYKEYYTVYRRLLLINMVANGESIAKASKNINISRKTGERWVKQYNENGVDGLFSNYSNCGRKSYLTDQQLKELNEIITGNEEKYNLKDVRNLIKEKYGITYSEKQVWVITRQKLNLNYGKPFIKYNTRPKNPEEDLKKN
- a CDS encoding Coenzyme F420 hydrogenase/dehydrogenase, beta subunit C-terminal domain, producing the protein MEKYLQVKATNPEILEKAENGGAVTSLLKFLLESNTVEGVLNIKKEKDVYDGIPTFTTDADELIETAGSLHCAPTMISDIIARHLKDEKIAVTTKPCDAMAIDEIIKRCGINRDNVYMIGLNCGGTVQPIVAEKMIKLFYDINPEEVVSEEINKGKFIVELADGTEKSVKIDDLEDEGYGRRENCQRCELKIPRKADVACGNWGSSKGYTFVEINTPKGEQLIQNAIDNGYIEAKEASEKQIKIRKKVENIMIKMAKKTQKKQL